In Musa acuminata AAA Group cultivar baxijiao chromosome BXJ2-10, Cavendish_Baxijiao_AAA, whole genome shotgun sequence, a genomic segment contains:
- the LOC103968917 gene encoding uncharacterized protein LOC103968917, which produces MAVAFVRTISRRSRRSILSLSFHLSNPRPFPPASPIALTPKNYSGPAFAPFCGFLRPPAPCLRCPHRGLCGIPRSNDDLKVAPLVPPGDPPKKKGKSAKKKSRVDFTKVDPTLLPTVMLVGRPNVGKSALFNRLIRRREALVYNTPDDHVTRDIREGIAKLGDLRFRVLDSAGLETAATSGSILHRTTEMTGNVLARTKIAIFLIDVRDGLQPLDMEVGKWLRKHGHGIHTIVAMNKSESLDDQGLLTAEAGQAYTLGFGDPIAISAETGFGMAELYETLCPLLEDYMLQLPSDNHARDVISSDAEDNGDCKSPLQLAIVGRPNVGKSTLLNALLQEERVLVGPEAGLTRDSIRAHFRFEERTVFLVDTAGWLQRSGKEKGPASLSVMQTRKNLMRAHVIAVVLDAEEIAKAKTSMKHSEVVIARQAVEEGRALVVIVNKMDLLRGKHNSILREKVIKAVPQEIQTVLPQVTGIPVVFVSALEGRGRVAVMHQVVDTYQKWCLRLPTARLNRWLRKVMSRHSWKDQATQPKIKYFTQVKARPPTFVAFLSGKTHLADTDIRFLTKSLKEDFDLGGIPIRITQHSVPRKAELSKKSKKPSTRMNARILSEKRVASTELVSS; this is translated from the exons ATGGCGGTCGCCTTCGTCCGAACCATCTCGAGAAGAAGCCGCAGATCTATTCTTTCTCTCAGTTTCCACCTCTCGAATCCTCGACCTTTTCCCCCGGCTTCTCCCATCGCGCTGACCCCGAAGAACTATTCAGGACCTGCCTTTGCCCCCTTCTGCGGATTCCTCCGACCTCCGGCGCCGTGTCTTCGCTGCCCGCACCGTGGTCTATGTGGAATACCGCGCTCTAACGATGACCTCAAAGTCGCTCCCTTGGTGCCCCCGGGTGACCCGCCGAAGAAAAAGGGCAAGAGCGCGAAGAAGAAATCCAGGGTGGATTTCACCAAGGTCGATCCGACGCTGCTCCCAACTGTGATGCTCGTCGGCCGGCCCAACGTCGGCAAGTCCGCCCTCTTCAACCG CTTGATTCGGAGGAGGGAGGCCCTTGTTTACAACACTCCCGATGATCATGTCACCCGAGACATAAGAGAGGGCATAGCCAAGTTGGGGGATTTGAGATTCCGTGTGTTGGATTCGGCTGGGTTGGAGACGGCAGCGACTTCAGGTAGTATTCTTCATAGGACGACTGAGATGACTGGGAACGTACTCGCGAGGACAAAAATCGCAATCTTTTTGATAGATGTGAG GGATGGATTGCAGCCGCTTGATATGGAAGTAGGAAAGTGGTTGCGGAAGCATGGGCATGGTATTCATACCATTGTGGCCATGAATAAATCCGAGTCACTTGATGACCAAGGATTGCTTACTGCAGAGGCCGGTCAAGCATACACTTTAGGCTTTGGTGATCCAATTGCCATATCTGCGGAGACAGGTTTCGGGATGGCTGAGCTATATGAAACTCTCTGTCCATTGTTGGAGGATTATATGCTTCAACTTCCCAGCG ATAATCATGCCCGAGATGTTATTTCATCAGACGCAGAGGATAACGGGGACTGCAAGTCACCTTTGCAACTTGCAATTGTTGGACGGCCCAATGTTGGAAAGTCTACCCTGCTAAATGCATTGTTACAAGAAGAGAGAGTTTTGGTTGGACCAGAGGCTGGTTTGACAAGGGATTCAATCAGAGCTCATTTCAGATTTGAAGAGCGAACTGTATTTTTG GTTGACACTGCTGGTTGGTTACagagatcagggaaagaaaagggACCTGCCTCCTTGAGCGTTATGCAAACAAGAAAAAATCTTATGAGGGCTCATGTAATAGCTGTAGTACTAGATGCAGAGGAG ATTGCAAAAGCTAAGACCAGCATGAAACATTCTGAAGTTGTTATTGCCCGCCAAGCAGTAGAAGAAGGCCGTGCTCTGGTTGTGATTGTTAACAAGATGGACTTGCTTAGGGGGAAACACAACTCAATATTGCGTGAGAAAGTCATAAAGGCTGTTCCACAAGAAATCCAGACAGTCCTACCACAG GTTACGGGAATACCAGTGGTCTTTGTTTCAGCACTGGAGGGAAGGGGAAGGGTGGCTGTCATGCATCAGGTAGTGGACACATATCAAAAGTGGTGTTTAAGATTACCCACAGCACGCCTTAATCGCTGGTTGCGTAAG GTGATGAGTCGGCACTCCTGGAAAGATCAAGCAACCCAACCTAAGATCAAGTACTTCACTCAGGTCAAGGCTCGCCCACCAACATTTGTTGCATTTTTGAGTGGGAAAACACACCTCGCAGACACAGATATTAGATTTTTGACCAAGTCTCTGAAGGAGGATTTTGATCTTGGTGGGATTCCAATACGCATCACACAACATTCAGTCCCCAGAAAAGCAGAACTCAGCAAGAAGAGCAAGAAGCCATCCACAAGGATGAATGCGAGAATTTTATCAGAAAAAAGAGTTGCTTCGACAGAACTTGTTTCTTCTTGA
- the LOC135625205 gene encoding mitochondrial import inner membrane translocase subunit TIM17-2-like, giving the protein MGTPETSREPCPDRILDDVGGAFGMGAVGGSAFHFIKGLYNSPNGERLAGGVQAVRMNAPRVGGSFAVWGGLFSAFDCSMVYLRQKEDPWNSIVAGAATGGFLQMRQGAGPAARSALFGGILLALIEGAGIMLNRVLSAPQNLPPMEDPIPAGLPPNIAAMTGAAGTSSAATGGFSQVGYQPNESVGATSSSSSSSWFGGFFGGGKKQGDDLQGGGSKTEALESFDTPSTPIPSFEYK; this is encoded by the coding sequence atggGGACGCCGGAGACCTCGCGGGAGCCGTGCCCGGATCGCATCCTGGACGACGTTGGCGGGGCCTTCGGCATGGGCGCCGTGGGTGGATCCGCCTTCCACTTCATCAAGGGCCTCTACAACTCTCCCAACGGGGAGCGTCTGGCGGGCGGAGTGCAGGCCGTCCGCATGAACGCTCCCCGCGTCGGCGGCAGCTTCGCCGTCTGGGGCGGTCTCTTCTCTGCCTTCGATTGCTCCATGGTCTACCTCCGCCAGAAGGAGGACCCCTGGAACTCCATCGTCGCCGGCGCCGCCACTGGCGGCTTCCTCCAGATGCGCCAGGGCGCTGGCCCCGCCGCCCGTTCCGCTCTCTTTGGCGGCATCCTTCTCGCTCTTATAGAGGGTGCCGGCATCATGCTTAACCGCGTCCTCAGCGCCCCCCAGAACCTCCCACCGATGGAAGATCCCATCCCGGCCGGGTTGCCGCCCAACATTGCAGCGATGACTGGGGCGGCCGGAACCTCGTCAGCCGCGACTGGGGGGTTTTCACAGGTGGGGTATCAACCAAATGAGTCTGTCGGTGCCACCTCCtcgtcatcttcttcctcctgGTTTGGAGGTTTCTTTGGAGGTGGGAAGAAGCAAGGTGATGATTTGCAGGGTGGTGGCAGCAAGACTGAGGCGTTGGAGAGTTTCGATACGCCCAGTACACCAATTCCAAGCTTTGAGTACAAGTAA
- the LOC103969851 gene encoding indole-3-pyruvate monooxygenase YUCCA2 — translation MEAECKSVHDPFYCHHQRGNFSRHFMSMKPAMIGAKAERRVLFPGPIVVGAGPSGLAVAACLKDRGIPSLIFERSNCIASLWQLRTYDRLRLHLPKRFCELPLLPFPSWFPTYPTKQQFVAYLEAYVRQFDIQPVFNASVVAAEYDAAAGFWRVRTVSSGGGSEKERTEYVCRWVVVATGENAEAVVPEIAGLEEFKGPVVHTSLYRRGDVYRNKRVLVVGCGNSGMEVSLDLCNHNAHPSMVVRDSVHILPREMLGRSTFGLSMWLLKWLSVKTVDRFLLLVARLVLGDTSKFGLRRPQLGPLELKSHSGKTPVLDVGTLAKIKSGDIKVRPAVRRIMEHGAEFADGTVEEFDMVILATGYQSNVPRWLQEREFFSEKDGLPRRPFPNGWKGRNGLYAVGFTKRGLLGASLDALRIAQDVELCCKTDENCR, via the exons ATGGAGGCTGAATGCAAGAGTGTCCACGATCCGTTCTACTGTCATCACCAACGAGGCAACTTCAGCCGCCATTTCATGTCGATGAAGCCTGCGATGATCGGCGCCAAGGCGGAGCGGCGCGTGCTTTTCCCGGGGCCTATCGTCGTCGGGGCTGGGCCGTCGGGGTTGGCGGTCGCCGCCTGCCTCAAGGACAGAGGCATTCCCAGCTTGATCTTCGAACGATCCAACTGCATCGCATCGCTGTGGCAACTCCGGACGTACGACCGCCTCCGCCTCCACCTCCCGAAGCGGTTCTGCGAGCTCCCCCTGTTGCCGTTCCCCTCGTGGTTCCCGACGTACCCCACCAAGCAGCAGTTCGTCGCCTACCTCGAGGCCTACGTGCGGCAATTCGACATCCAGCCCGTGTTCAACGCCTCGGTGGTGGCTGCCGAGTACGACGCCGCCGCCGGCTTCTGGAGGGTGAGGACGGTGTCGTCGGGAGGAGGAAGCGAGAAGGAGAGGACCGAGTACGTGTGCCGGTGGGTGGTGGTGGCTACTGGCGAGAACGCCGAGGCCGTAGTGCCGGAGATCGCCGGGTTGGAAGAATTCAAGGGGCCCGTCGTGCACACAAGCTTGTACAGGAGGGGCGACGTGTACCGCAACAAGAGAGTGCTCGTCGTCGGCTGCGGCAACTCGGGGATGGAGGTCTCCTTGGATCTCTGCAACCACAATGCGCACCCTTCCATGGTCGTAAGAGACTCG GTGCACATCCTGCCCCGGGAGATGCTCGGCCGCTCCACGTTCGGGCTGTCCATGTGGCTCCTCAAGTGGCTCTCCGTGAAGACGGTGGATCGATTCCTGCTGCTCGTCGCACGCCTCGTGCTCGGTGACACATCAAAATTTGGCCTCCGCCGGCCCCAGCTCGGCCCCCTCGAGTTGAAATCCCACTCCGGCAAGACCCCGGTCCTCGACGTCGGCACCCTAGCAAAGATCAAGTCTGGGGACATTAAG GTGCGCCCTGCCGTAAGGCGGatcatggaacatggagcagaattcGCCGATGGCACGGTGGAAGAATTCGACATGGTAATCTTGGCAACCGGCTACCAGAGCAACGTACCTCGTTGGCTACAA GAGAGGGAGTTCTTCTCGGAGAAGGATGGGTTGCCGAGGAGGCCATTCCCAAACGGATGGAAAGGGCGGAACGGACTCTACGCGGTCGGCTTCACCAAACGAGGCTTGCTTGGAGCATCACTGGATGCATTGAGGATTGCTCAAGATGTCGAGCTATGCTGCAAGACCGACGAGAACTGTCGCTAA
- the LOC103968919 gene encoding proline-rich receptor-like protein kinase PERK1: MSTPSPTSPPPAPASAPPPATPATPPSTSPPPPATPSAPPPTSPPPSPANPSPSPPSASPPPSSPSGSSPPPPVTPSGSSSSPPPPPPSGRSPPSPPSPTPPKTPSTRSPPSSSSPSSSSSISTSLVVGVAVGGVVILLLLSFICVCCWKKKRRLPSPPPYYFGAPPPPPPGTKADRYGEYWQQSAPPAADHVVKLPSGPPPPPLPPPPFASRPPQSAGDLPPPPPPPMIHSSGGSGSNYSGSEFPPPPPSPGVAFGFSKSTFTYEELAMATDGFSDANLLGQGGFGYVHRGVLPNGKEVAVKQLKTGSGQGEREFQAEVETISRVHHKHLVSLVGYCISGGKRLLVYEYVPNNTLEFHLHGRGRPTMEWPTRLRIALGSAKGLAYLHEDCHPKIIHRDIKAANILLDYKFVAKVADFGLAKFASDNNTHVSTRVMGTFGYLAPEYASSGKLTDKSDVFSFGIMLLELITGRRPVDSSQTFMDDSLVDWARPLLTRALEDGNYDALVDPKLGMNYNPNEMARMIACAAACVRHSSRRRPRMSQILRALEGDVSLEDLHEGIRPGHSRFYSSYGSSDYDSGQYNEDMKKFRKMALTTQEYASSEYSAPTSEYGRNPSASSSEGAQTQEVEMGKKKDSYEYGSSL, encoded by the exons ATGTCGACCCCGTCGCCGACGTCCCCGCCTCCGGCCCCCGCCAGTGCCCCTCCCCCTGCCACCCCCGCCACGCCTCCTTCGACCTCTCCTCCGCCGCCGGCCACCCCGTCCGCCCCACCGCCGACCTCGCCCCCTCCCTCCCCCGCCAACCCCTCCCCGTCTCCGCCCTCAGCCTCGCCGCCTCCCTCCAGCCCGTCCGGCTCCTCCCCTCCCCCACCAGTGACCCCTTCCGGTTCGtcctcgtcgccgccgccgccgccaccatcgGGTCGATCGCCACCCTCACCGCCTTCTCCTACGCCACCCAAGACCCCGTCTACGCGGTCGCCGCCCTCTTCGTCCTCACCATCTTCGTCGAGCTCGATCTCGACTTCGCTTGTGGTCGGGGTAGCGGTTGGCGGGGTGGTGATCTTGTTGCTGCTAAGCTTTATATGCGTCTGTTGTTGGAAAAAGAAGCGCCGGCTGCCATCGCCGCCGCCATATTACTTCGGAGCTCCCCCGCCGCCCCCACCGGGAACGAAAG CTGACAGATACGGTGAATACTGGCAACAGAGTGCTCCACCCGCAGCAGATCATGTTGTCAAACTGCCTTCAggacctcctcctccgccacttCCACCGCCACCATTTGCTTCGCGTCCTCCACAGTCTGCAGGCGATTTGCCTCCACCGCCACCTCCACCTATGATACACAGCAGCGGTGGTTCTGGATCCAACTACTCCGGCTCAGAGTTCCCACCGCCTCCACCTTCTCCTGGTGTCGCCTTTGGCTTCTCAAAAAGCACCTTCACTTACGAAGAACTCGCCATGGCAACCGATGGCTTCTCTGATGCTAATCTCCTCGGACAAGGTGGCTTCGGTTACGTGCACAGAGGAGTGCTTCCAAACGGCAAGGAAGTCGCCGTCAAGCAGCTGAAAACAGGGAGCGGACAGGGCGAGCGTGAGTTCCAGGCAGAGGTTGAGACCATCAGTCGAGTTCATCACAAGCACCTCGTTTCGTTGGTTGGGTATTGCATTTCTGGAGGCAAGAGGCTGCTCGTTTACGAATATGTTCCTAATAACACATTGGAGTTCCATTTGCACG GAAGAGGTCGACCAACTATGGAATGGCCTACACGACTAAGAATTGCGTTGGGTTCTGCAAAAGGATTGGCATATCTTCATGAGGACT GTCATCCTAAGATTATTCACCGCGACATCAAGGCAGCCAACATTCTTCTAGATTATAAGTTTGTGGCAAAG GTTGCAGATTTCGGGCTAGCGAAGTTTGCTTCTGATAATAACACCCATGTTTCTACGAGAGTTATGGGAACATTCGG TTATCTGGCACCTGAGTATGCATCTTCAGGCAAACTCACTGACAAATCAGATGTCTTTTCATTTGGTATCATGCTTCTGGAGCTAATCACCGGACGACGCCCTGTTGATTCGTCCCAAACTTTCATGGATGATAGCTTAGTCGACTGG GCAAGGCCATTGCTTACTCGAGCTCTCGAGGATGGCAATTACGATGCCCTTGTTGATCCAAAGTTGGGAATGAACTATAACCCTAATGAGATGGCTCGCATGATTGCCTGTGCTGCAGCATGTGTGCGTCACTCGTCAAGGCGACGGCCAAGGATGAGTCAG ATTCTTCGAGCATTAGAAGGAGATGTATCTCTTGAAGATTTACATGAAGGCATCAGACCCGGTCATAGCAGGTTCTACAGCTCATATGGCAGCTCAGATTACGATTCCGGCCAATATAATGAGGACATGAAGAAGTTTAGAAAAATGGCACTGACCACTCAAGAGTATGCCAGCAGCGAGTACAGTGCACCGACGAGCGAGTATGGTCGGAATCCATCTGCATCGAGCAGCGAAGGTGCACAGACGCAGGAGGTAGAGATGGGGAAGAAGAAAGACAGCTACGAATACGGCAGCAGTTTGTGA